A DNA window from Bdellovibrio sp. BCCA contains the following coding sequences:
- the glpX gene encoding class II fructose-bisphosphatase — MDRNLALEFVRVTEAAALASARWVGRGEEKTADAAAVDAMRKAFDVIRMDGTVVIGEGERDEAPMLYIGEKVGHKTEDAPALDIALDPLEGTTICATGGPGSISVIAVAEQGKFLHAPDTYMDKIACGPAARGKIDIDKSATENIKAVAQALNKPVSEVTVVILNRPRHEALIAEARKTGARINLIGDGDVSAAVAAAWEDSGIDLLLGIGGAPEGVISAAAMQCLGGDFQGRLKFRNEEEKSRAKRMGLSDPDKKFTIDELASGSVMFIATGVTDGSLLKGVRFLGNGIAKTHSIVMRSATGTIRTIEAQHDLERKPKI, encoded by the coding sequence ATGGACAGAAACCTGGCTTTAGAATTCGTACGTGTGACAGAAGCAGCAGCTCTGGCTTCCGCTCGCTGGGTGGGCCGTGGAGAAGAAAAAACAGCTGATGCGGCAGCCGTAGACGCCATGAGAAAAGCCTTCGACGTGATTCGCATGGATGGAACTGTTGTGATCGGCGAAGGGGAGCGTGACGAAGCTCCGATGCTTTATATCGGTGAAAAAGTTGGTCACAAAACAGAAGACGCTCCGGCGTTGGATATTGCTTTAGATCCTTTGGAAGGAACAACAATCTGTGCGACGGGTGGACCGGGTTCTATCTCTGTGATCGCAGTGGCGGAGCAAGGTAAATTCTTGCATGCACCAGACACTTACATGGATAAAATCGCGTGCGGTCCTGCGGCTCGCGGGAAAATTGATATTGATAAATCAGCGACAGAAAATATCAAAGCTGTCGCGCAAGCGCTGAACAAGCCCGTCAGCGAAGTGACTGTGGTGATTTTAAATCGTCCTCGCCATGAGGCTTTGATTGCAGAAGCTCGCAAAACCGGCGCGCGTATTAACTTGATCGGTGACGGTGACGTTTCTGCGGCAGTGGCAGCAGCGTGGGAAGACTCTGGTATTGATTTGCTTTTGGGTATTGGTGGAGCGCCGGAAGGTGTGATCTCTGCAGCAGCGATGCAGTGCCTGGGTGGAGACTTCCAAGGTCGTTTGAAATTCAGAAACGAAGAAGAAAAATCTCGCGCCAAGCGCATGGGTCTTAGTGATCCAGACAAGAAATTTACAATTGATGAACTGGCTTCTGGTTCCGTGATGTTTATCGCCACCGGAGTGACAGATGGTTCCTTGCTTAAAGGTGTTCGCTTCCTGGGTAATGGTATTGCAAAAACGCATTCTATTGTCATGCGTTCTGCAACTGGTACAATCCGTACCATTGAAGCTCAACACGATCTTGAGCGTAAACCAAAAATCTAA
- a CDS encoding acyl-CoA thioesterase, which yields MFIHRHKVQFYETDLMGIVHHSNYLRFYEEARVGWAHEKGLIDYQKPGSASHFAVYETQVKHMKPTFFGDDLEIEVQGKTEGNRIIFQYRLRGRNGEVCSVAKTVHVSLGLDLKLLRLPADMKAAMESEQWTETWL from the coding sequence ATGTTTATTCATCGTCACAAAGTGCAGTTTTACGAGACCGACCTTATGGGGATCGTCCACCACAGCAACTATTTGCGTTTTTATGAAGAAGCGCGGGTAGGATGGGCGCATGAAAAAGGTCTGATTGATTATCAAAAACCGGGTTCAGCTAGTCACTTTGCTGTTTATGAAACGCAAGTAAAGCACATGAAACCAACTTTTTTCGGTGATGATTTAGAAATTGAAGTGCAGGGAAAAACCGAAGGCAATCGCATCATCTTTCAATATCGTTTAAGAGGAAGAAACGGCGAAGTTTGCTCGGTGGCGAAAACAGTGCACGTGTCATTGGGACTTGATTTAAAACTTTTAAGATTACCGGCTGATATGAAAGCCGCCATGGAGAGTGAACAATGGACAGAAACCTGGCTTTAG
- the tilS gene encoding tRNA lysidine(34) synthetase TilS: MKLLRAKQDLDHHVWKLIKLHSLQEKKILVALSGGTDSVALLRVLSKVHKKELLGACYFHHGEDSNQEYRKEAQVFCEKLCKKLGISFFPLKSSMLAKSEAEYRELRYEALDRLMKDEKFQILATGHHRDDLLETRLLRLIRGTGAQGFQAMHVFKDSVFRPFLEITKKELKKYLREEKLRIFEDPSNSKLDPLRNWIREEWLKELERRARGASAALARSLETIALEIENRPWGDLLSQNESYKTQGLSRGFYLTLSPFEQKRLLAQYLFALGKRDFSQSHLEEIQKRLDKSQKVITFKVGGCHWEVNAEQVKVQS; this comes from the coding sequence GTGAAGTTACTAAGAGCAAAGCAGGATCTTGATCATCATGTTTGGAAATTGATTAAACTTCACTCCTTACAGGAAAAAAAGATCTTGGTTGCTCTTTCCGGCGGCACGGATTCTGTTGCTCTTCTTCGTGTGCTTTCAAAAGTTCATAAAAAAGAATTGCTCGGTGCTTGTTATTTCCATCATGGTGAAGATTCCAATCAAGAGTATCGCAAAGAAGCACAGGTTTTCTGCGAAAAGCTCTGCAAAAAATTGGGAATTAGCTTTTTCCCTCTGAAATCTTCGATGCTTGCCAAGTCGGAAGCGGAGTATCGAGAGCTTCGCTATGAAGCTTTGGATCGCTTGATGAAAGACGAGAAATTTCAGATTTTAGCGACGGGACATCATCGGGATGATCTTTTAGAAACGCGTTTGTTAAGATTGATTCGCGGAACGGGCGCGCAAGGTTTTCAAGCAATGCACGTTTTTAAAGACAGCGTCTTCCGTCCCTTTTTAGAAATCACAAAAAAAGAACTGAAAAAATATTTGCGTGAAGAAAAATTACGCATTTTTGAGGATCCTTCGAACTCCAAACTGGACCCTTTGCGTAATTGGATTCGTGAAGAGTGGTTAAAGGAGTTAGAACGTCGCGCGCGAGGTGCATCGGCGGCCTTAGCACGCTCACTGGAAACTATTGCGCTTGAAATTGAAAATCGTCCGTGGGGTGATCTCCTGAGTCAAAATGAGTCTTATAAGACACAGGGGCTTTCGCGTGGTTTTTATCTCACTTTAAGCCCGTTTGAACAAAAAAGATTGTTGGCGCAGTACCTTTTTGCCCTCGGAAAACGCGATTTTTCCCAATCTCATCTTGAAGAAATTCAAAAGCGCCTGGACAAGTCACAAAAAGTGATCACATTCAAAGTAGGTGGCTGTCACTGGGAAGTTAACGCAGAGCAAGTCAAGGTCCAGTCCTGA
- a CDS encoding NADP-dependent oxidoreductase: protein MKVARIYSYGNSDEIKIEESPQPQVHSEDILVKVHDAGVNPVDWKIREGFMKQTSPHFPITLGQDFAGEIVAVGDQVRDFKSGDNVFGFAPGSYAEYALVSPNKIALMPKSLNYEAAASIPTPGLTAWQLLEKAQLKANQNILIHGAAGGVGSIACQIALWKKANVIGTASADDVSYLKKLGVQKTIDYKKDRFEEFARDVDVVIDLVGGDTLARSYQVMKKDGIALSTVGAFKETDAAKFGVQGANFVMSPNAKDLSELAKLFDQKVIQVRVGEVLPLKEAKQAQDISQNGHAHGKVILKI, encoded by the coding sequence ATGAAGGTCGCAAGAATTTATTCTTATGGAAATTCAGATGAAATCAAAATCGAAGAATCACCACAACCCCAGGTGCATAGCGAAGACATTCTCGTGAAAGTTCACGATGCCGGTGTGAATCCCGTGGATTGGAAAATCCGCGAAGGCTTTATGAAACAAACAAGTCCGCACTTCCCTATCACGCTGGGACAAGATTTCGCTGGAGAAATCGTCGCTGTCGGCGATCAAGTTCGGGATTTTAAATCGGGTGATAATGTTTTCGGTTTTGCACCAGGCTCGTACGCTGAATACGCTTTGGTCTCTCCAAATAAAATCGCCCTAATGCCAAAGTCTTTAAATTATGAAGCAGCGGCTTCCATTCCCACCCCAGGGTTGACAGCATGGCAGCTTCTTGAGAAAGCCCAACTCAAGGCCAATCAAAATATTCTTATCCATGGTGCTGCAGGTGGCGTCGGATCTATCGCTTGTCAAATCGCTCTTTGGAAAAAAGCAAATGTAATTGGCACGGCTTCCGCTGATGACGTTTCATATTTAAAAAAATTAGGCGTGCAAAAAACGATCGATTATAAAAAAGACCGCTTTGAAGAATTCGCAAGAGACGTTGACGTCGTGATCGACCTTGTCGGAGGAGACACGCTGGCACGATCTTATCAAGTGATGAAAAAAGACGGCATTGCTCTGTCGACCGTAGGTGCCTTTAAAGAAACCGATGCTGCGAAGTTCGGCGTTCAAGGTGCAAACTTCGTGATGAGTCCTAACGCCAAGGATCTTTCCGAACTTGCTAAACTCTTTGATCAAAAAGTGATTCAAGTCCGCGTGGGCGAAGTGCTTCCTCTGAAAGAAGCAAAACAAGCGCAAGACATCAGTCAAAATGGACATGCTCACGGAAAAGTGATTTTAAAAATTTAG
- the pgsA gene encoding CDP-diacylglycerol--glycerol-3-phosphate 3-phosphatidyltransferase, with protein MAVTEFQKSLPMRITMSRIFAVPVIVAMMWPNTLYWNVAAAVFFIFASATDYFDGYYARKYNAVSNFGKFMDPIADKILVTSVLAMLLAQGKIDAWMVIIILARDNFIGGIRSVAAADQIIIAAKPAGKWKTAMQMVAIPIVIIGNMDPYVPYLDKIGYGVLWISVILSITSGIEYYLGYLKSRKA; from the coding sequence ATGGCCGTCACAGAATTTCAAAAAAGTCTTCCTATGCGAATCACCATGAGTCGCATTTTCGCAGTGCCTGTTATTGTGGCAATGATGTGGCCCAACACGCTCTACTGGAATGTGGCTGCGGCAGTCTTTTTTATTTTCGCTTCTGCGACGGATTATTTCGACGGCTATTACGCTCGCAAATACAATGCTGTCAGCAATTTTGGGAAATTCATGGACCCAATTGCTGATAAGATTTTAGTGACGAGTGTTTTGGCGATGCTTTTAGCTCAAGGTAAAATCGATGCCTGGATGGTGATCATTATTCTGGCCCGCGATAACTTTATCGGAGGTATCCGCTCGGTTGCTGCGGCAGATCAAATCATTATTGCGGCCAAACCCGCCGGAAAATGGAAAACGGCGATGCAGATGGTGGCCATTCCCATTGTAATTATTGGAAATATGGACCCATATGTTCCGTATTTGGACAAAATTGGCTACGGCGTCTTGTGGATCAGCGTCATTTTGAGTATAACAAGCGGTATTGAGTACTATTTAGGATACCTTAAAAGCCGGAAGGCTTAG
- a CDS encoding type II toxin-antitoxin system RatA family toxin: MAKASTTEVFNCTPEQFFKIISDYEKYHEFLPEVKKCTVLKTEGNRKLVEYSVQVIKSFKYNLWMTENAPNSITWEFASGDVFKTSVGSWKLDNEAGKTRATYTVEATFSMFVPGPIANALVSVNLPNMISSYHKRVKQLYGV, encoded by the coding sequence ATGGCAAAAGCATCAACCACCGAAGTTTTCAATTGTACTCCTGAGCAATTTTTTAAAATCATCTCTGACTACGAAAAGTATCACGAGTTTCTTCCGGAAGTGAAAAAGTGCACGGTTTTAAAAACCGAAGGCAACAGAAAACTTGTGGAATACAGCGTTCAAGTTATCAAATCTTTCAAATACAATTTGTGGATGACGGAGAATGCCCCGAACAGTATCACTTGGGAGTTTGCCTCTGGCGATGTTTTTAAAACCTCTGTCGGTTCCTGGAAGCTTGATAATGAAGCTGGTAAAACGCGCGCGACTTACACCGTGGAAGCGACGTTCAGTATGTTTGTTCCCGGCCCGATTGCAAATGCGTTGGTCAGCGTGAATCTTCCGAATATGATCAGCAGTTATCACAAGAGAGTAAAGCAGCTTTATGGCGTCTGA
- a CDS encoding aldehyde dehydrogenase family protein, whose amino-acid sequence MSSFSTVNPATGDTLKTYQHVTWDEAQKAIQAASQDFQIWRKASWEERSQALHKLAAALREHKTEFAQMMNQEMGKLLSEGKAEIEKCAVTCEFYAKEAPGMLRNQPAVSSPYTSAEVSFQPLGVVFSIMPWNFPVWQTIRFAAPALMAGNVIVLKHADLTAGTAELLGKIFADITPNYKLLRNIQVDHEVAAQVIADANVRGVTFTGSSAGGRAVATEAAKNLKKIVLELGGSDAYLVLDDADIEMAAKTCVKARLVNCGQSCVAGKRFIVDEKVSKEFIDIFVREMKAAEIAPLASVKFQKQIMEQVEKLKSWGGKVVLGGSAPQGAGAFYPATVIVFEKDHPELHKMEVFGPVASILVVKNTQEALKAANSSPYGLGGGIFTRDLKKGKELIEKELQAGFVVVNDYVKSDPRIPFGGVKESGYGRELGHFGILEFVNIKTVAVAGEMK is encoded by the coding sequence ATGAGCTCATTTTCAACTGTCAATCCTGCAACCGGAGACACCCTTAAAACTTATCAACACGTCACTTGGGATGAAGCGCAGAAAGCGATTCAAGCCGCGTCTCAAGATTTTCAAATTTGGCGAAAAGCTTCTTGGGAAGAGCGCTCGCAAGCTCTTCATAAGCTGGCGGCGGCGTTGCGTGAGCATAAGACCGAATTTGCGCAGATGATGAATCAAGAGATGGGAAAGCTTCTAAGTGAAGGCAAGGCAGAAATCGAAAAGTGCGCTGTCACTTGCGAATTTTATGCGAAAGAAGCTCCGGGAATGTTGCGCAATCAACCGGCGGTGTCTTCGCCTTACACTTCTGCTGAAGTCAGCTTTCAACCCTTGGGAGTTGTTTTTAGTATCATGCCTTGGAATTTCCCTGTGTGGCAGACGATTCGTTTTGCGGCGCCAGCCTTGATGGCGGGAAATGTGATCGTCTTAAAGCACGCCGATCTCACTGCGGGAACAGCCGAGTTGCTGGGGAAAATTTTTGCGGACATCACTCCCAACTATAAACTTTTGCGCAATATTCAAGTGGATCACGAAGTGGCAGCGCAAGTGATTGCCGACGCCAATGTGCGAGGAGTGACCTTCACAGGAAGCAGTGCTGGCGGGCGAGCTGTTGCTACTGAAGCAGCTAAAAATTTAAAAAAGATCGTTTTGGAATTAGGTGGCAGTGATGCTTATTTGGTTCTTGATGATGCCGATATAGAAATGGCCGCAAAAACTTGTGTGAAAGCGCGTCTTGTGAATTGCGGACAAAGCTGTGTTGCGGGAAAAAGATTTATTGTTGATGAAAAAGTCTCTAAAGAGTTCATTGATATTTTCGTAAGGGAAATGAAGGCAGCGGAAATCGCGCCGTTGGCCAGTGTGAAATTTCAAAAACAAATCATGGAGCAAGTTGAAAAACTAAAATCCTGGGGCGGTAAAGTGGTTCTTGGCGGATCGGCTCCGCAGGGCGCAGGCGCTTTTTATCCTGCGACCGTGATTGTTTTTGAAAAGGACCATCCTGAGCTTCATAAAATGGAAGTGTTCGGACCTGTGGCTTCAATTCTTGTTGTGAAAAACACGCAGGAGGCCTTGAAAGCGGCGAATTCGTCTCCGTATGGACTTGGCGGTGGGATCTTCACGCGCGACCTTAAAAAAGGAAAAGAACTCATAGAAAAAGAGTTGCAGGCTGGATTTGTCGTGGTGAATGATTATGTGAAGTCCGACCCGCGCATTCCATTTGGCGGCGTGAAAGAGTCAGGCTACGGTCGGGAATTGGGACATTTTGGAATTCTCGAGTTCGTCAATATTAAAACGGTGGCCGTCGCAGGGGAAATGAAGTGA
- the aceA gene encoding isocitrate lyase, protein MILNPELQARQLEFNWTTDKRWAGIQRNYSAMDVVKLRTSVPVKHTLAEMGAGRLWKGLTSPGYLSTFGALTGGQAVQMVKAGLQSIYLSGWQVAADANLSGQTYPDQSLYPSNSVPSLVKRINNAFMRADQIANQSGKDLKGLSWYAPIIADAEAGFGGPLHAFELMKSMIEAGASGVHFEDQLAAEKKCGHLAGKVLVPTSNFIRTLQAARLAADVLDVPTVIVARTDALSATLMTSDIDPADRPFLTGERTPEGYYVIRGGLDYAISRAMSYARWADVLWFETSKPDMKEAETFAREIHKEFPGKILAYNCSPSFNWKMHLSDQEIAEFQDRLGKLGYKFQFITLAGWHLVNYHTFDLAHQYVTDGMSAYVKLQEKEFAAADHGYTAVKHQAEVGTGYFDHVLQTVMEGKASTGALKGSTEEQFHPQAQQQQPEAQTVQPRGH, encoded by the coding sequence ATGATTTTAAATCCGGAGCTTCAAGCGCGACAGCTCGAATTCAATTGGACCACCGATAAACGTTGGGCGGGAATTCAAAGAAACTATTCGGCCATGGATGTTGTGAAACTTCGCACGAGTGTGCCGGTGAAACACACGCTGGCAGAAATGGGTGCTGGCCGTTTGTGGAAAGGACTAACAAGTCCCGGGTATTTGAGCACCTTTGGAGCATTGACGGGTGGTCAAGCTGTGCAAATGGTGAAAGCCGGTTTGCAGTCGATCTATTTAAGCGGATGGCAAGTCGCCGCCGATGCAAATCTCTCAGGACAAACTTATCCTGACCAAAGCTTGTATCCTTCAAACTCTGTTCCTTCTTTGGTGAAGCGGATCAACAACGCTTTTATGCGTGCCGATCAAATCGCCAATCAATCCGGAAAAGATTTAAAAGGTCTTTCTTGGTATGCGCCGATTATTGCCGATGCTGAAGCCGGATTCGGTGGACCTTTGCATGCGTTTGAATTGATGAAGTCAATGATTGAAGCGGGAGCCTCCGGAGTCCATTTCGAAGATCAATTGGCGGCCGAAAAAAAATGCGGGCACTTGGCTGGAAAAGTTCTTGTTCCGACGAGCAACTTTATTCGTACATTGCAAGCCGCACGTTTAGCGGCTGATGTTTTGGATGTTCCGACCGTGATAGTCGCCAGAACCGACGCATTAAGTGCGACTCTAATGACTTCAGATATTGATCCCGCAGATCGTCCGTTCCTGACTGGAGAAAGAACTCCGGAAGGTTATTACGTCATTCGCGGTGGACTTGATTATGCGATCTCTCGTGCGATGTCGTATGCTCGCTGGGCGGATGTGCTGTGGTTTGAAACCTCCAAGCCGGATATGAAAGAAGCTGAAACTTTCGCTCGCGAAATTCATAAAGAGTTCCCGGGAAAAATTTTAGCTTACAATTGTTCGCCATCGTTTAATTGGAAAATGCATTTAAGTGATCAAGAGATCGCCGAGTTCCAAGATCGTCTTGGAAAACTCGGATACAAGTTTCAATTCATCACTTTGGCGGGATGGCACTTAGTGAACTATCATACTTTTGATTTAGCTCATCAGTATGTTACAGACGGCATGAGTGCTTATGTGAAACTTCAAGAAAAAGAATTCGCAGCGGCCGATCACGGTTACACAGCAGTGAAGCATCAGGCAGAAGTGGGAACTGGATACTTTGATCATGTTTTGCAGACCGTGATGGAAGGAAAGGCTTCAACGGGGGCTTTGAAAGGCTCAACCGAAGAACAATTCCATCCGCAAGCGCAACAGCAACAGCCGGAAGCGCAGACGGTTCAACCAAGAGGGCATTAG